The Daphnia pulicaria isolate SC F1-1A chromosome 12, SC_F0-13Bv2, whole genome shotgun sequence genome segment CCAGtgttgttggttttgttgttggtcgATGATTTGTTGCCTAACGATTCCTTCATTTTCGATATGAAATAAAACTGGAGCGTGATGAGAGAACTGGGCAAAGTCGTGATTGGGTTTGATCGTCATCTCTGGATGCAGCCTCCCTTTTATAAGACTGGCGTGGACATGCGCACAGCATCAGCCGTCAACTGTTGATATCAACCGCAACGCAATTGAGGGGAAATGTACGATAATCGTATTTgcactgattttattttacataaCCCCAAGTCAATTTTCACAAggaggaaacaaacaaaatcatcCGAGACCTGAATTCAATCGACTAAACTTTCAAGTATCTATAGACATTTGTTTGTGTGGGGGAAAAATTGTCCAAGGTTTTTTCAGCGATCGAATTCGGTTATGTTTGGGGATCAGATTCTCGGCTCATCACAAGGCCGAAACTCTACAAGTTTGTGTCTGTTATACACCCCCAAAAAGTTGGCATTTTCCTATAGATAGGGACCACCATGTTTACCGACCGACACGTGAGAAAGTCGGCGAATTGATGGCCGAGGCCGCGGAGAAACTTGAGACGGTCCCTCATCATCCATCGCTCAACTTTGTTGACCTTTGGCTTGAACTGATCAAGCCAATAGATCCATTTCCAAATAGTCACGTTTTTCATGGCCCGTGTTAGTTGGGTTGTGCTGAAATAATCGACCCATTTCTGTCGCAGGGGCCAAACCCAAATGGAATCAAAGCAATTTGCAAAAATTCAGAACAAACCCAATAGATGTGTGTGATGGCCTACAAATCCGATTTTGGCATCTTTTCATTAGCCTCAATCAATTATAAAATCAGAACAAATTCAGGCAAATGGGTCAGATGGTCTGCACACACAGGACTTATAAACCGTCGGGATCGAGACGAGAGTCCAGCATTTTCTTCACCTCCTACGCTTGAAATGTTGCGGCACGTGCTGTAATTGCTGCCAAATAACTGGACTGCTCCGGATGgatgaaactgaaaaatgtaCTGCTACTACTGCTATACCACCACAGCACACGTGGAGCCAAATAGAAGAAAGAGATACGCTGCTACCCACATGTGGGTGCACTGGTGAAAAAGGATCAAAGCACTGAGCGACGTGTATCACAATATGTCCCTTTTATTTAAGTGGGCGTCATTACATTTGATTGCCAGACCTCCTCCCTGCGTTTCTTTTGACAAATGTTTCAGTTCGGCTTACAGACATTTAATAGCTCCccctttcttttcatttcatcaaaCTGTTCCTGGGCAAAAAAGGTTTGAAAGAGAACGCCGACCTGGACCGAACGGAATAAACTCACGGCACGTGGCGAATTATGACTCCGGACATATCAAAGAAAGTTCGGCCATTCAATCCACGTGGAGAATATAAGGCGGATGAGGCCAATGAACATGTATACCTGGGCGAAGCATTTTTCGATTGATCGGATGTTGTATAATCGCCAGTTAATTTGATAGACCGTGTTTACGTCAAATTTGATAGTCGAGGGTATAACCCAATGATCCGTGAGTAATAACCAACATGTGACTGCCAACGTGGGTGGTGTCGAATGACAACACGGCGGATGCTGActttccgatttgcctccgTCCATTAGTAGATCTGCTGATGTGCTGTGAATAGGCGAATAGGCGAAAGCCAATTATAAATGCACATCTTGCACCCATCCGGCGTTGACTGCACAAAAGAGCACGAGGCAGATCCCTATTCGCCACGTGCGCATATGCCCTATTAGCCCATCAGATTGCCCAGCAGTTAGCGATATCACCATTATTATTAGATATTCTTTCGCATCGCCAAAATCATTCCAAACAACAACACTTTGCCAATACGGCGAATAATTCCATGTCAATGCGCATTTCGATTATATCGATCCAGTGTGTGTGTTACATACCAGCGTCACAAGTCGTTGATTGATATCCAGAATGGGCGACGCATTCGTCGCTCTATACTATTACGTCTTCGTCGTCTGGAATCAATTATTTGGCTTCATCCGCTTCGTATTATATTATAGTTGTATACTACGCCCGTCCTAAATCAAGAAAAGCCAATTGCTTTTGTCCTTCCACAAGTTGCCGGGCATTGAAGGCGTTCACACATCACGCCATTGTCAAAGtgtaattgaaaataaatagacGACGTTGTATATACTCGTATCGTTTGATATCGTTTTCGCCAAATGCGCAGTTGGCCGTCAACGACACCTAATATACCAACCAATCGATAACTTAACGGCCAGACACAATACCTGCTCCTACACTAGTTTCAAACAGAGGGAATTAAATGATGTATAAACGGATATTCGCAGGGGGGAAACAGCCCCGTTTTGTTGCTATGGCCACCAGGAGGAAGATGAAGATTATACAACAGGTGCTGGGCAATGTTCATGTCGCTCCACGTGAGTTTTACGTCAATATTTGAATAAGCAACATCTGTAGTGCTGGGCGGTgggtacagcagcagcagccacgcaGTCCCGCTATAGCCTCACGGCGGAGCACGCGGATCGGCACGCGGACACGAATGCTTCCAGCGGCTGCAGCAGTGGGAGAGAACTTGTGCCGAGCAGCACTCGATTGCCGTCGCCCAGAAAGATTCAAACAGCCAAcaccagacacacacacactcacacacacgcagCACACTTTTCCTGGTAGTTCAGATGCACGTTGAATGTCACGACAAGCACATTCTTTCTTCGAACGACAAataaattagttttaatttggAATAACTAAACAACTGCCGAGCAATCAACTAGTTGAAATcgattccatttccattttggaAATCATCTAATTGATCAATGATCATTGAATTAGCCTCACATTTgacacaaattcaattgtgACATTCGTTAAAAGCTGCAGACGACCATTGGGAATtgaatattcaaatatttctttgcATGTAGATGATGGCGTGCATCACGCGGCCGAAAAAACTCTTCTGGGAAACTACACCCGCTTcgctttgaaaaagaaaaagctttgGGAGTGACAGATCACATGGCAAGAGATTCTAGTGTCCCCACTTTCTCGATCGATAAAATCCAGGCCAACCGGACTGGCAGATGGAAACATGACgagaaacgtcttttttcacagGTAAAAACGATTTTGTTTTAGGAAATCAATTCAGCATGGTCTGTTTTAATTGAGGATAACACTTGTTgacatttgtttaaaaaaaaacacacagagATGAATGAATACAGTATTTAGAAATGTTATCAATTgttagcagcagcagatgtgGCCACCTTCTGCTGAATCATTTTGCCCCATCCTCCTCTGCCACCATCAAAGTCAGTTCGGTATTCATCTCTCACCTGCAAAACGAAATGAATTAGTTGAGATCAATAAGTTTGAGCTGACGAAATGCTGACCTGTCCTCCAGTTTTGCCTCTGCCATATTGTCTTCCTTCAATGAAGCCAGCATCCCAGTCAGTTCTCACAATTCTGTCATCCAGTCTTGTTCCATTCACAAACCTGATGGCATTTTCTGAATCATTCCTCAGGTAAAACCTTGAAAgataatttgaaatgattgaaCACAACTTTGTTATTGGATTTGGTTGCAATGACTTACTCTACAAAACAAAATCCACAAGGGGTCCTAGTAAACTTGTCCAATCCCATGATGATTCTCTTGACATCACCACATTTCCCAAACAATTCATGGatctaaaatattttcaaagatGAAATCAAATGTAACCAATTGTTGACTTGGAAGTATATAACCTGTTCTTCAGTTGTATAAAAGGACAAGTTTCCAACATACAGGGTGCAAGATTGATTCAACAGACGCTCCTGCTCTACCCGGGAACCCTGAAAGATGGAAATCAGTTATTTTGGCTTGaaatatcaaaatattttcaatgaTTAAGGtatgaaattcaatttaaacatTAATTGCCTCAAGACTGTATATTAAGTTACATTTTAAATTCTGCTATCAACTCATAAGGCTTACTTTGAAATGTTGGTCTCGGTATGTGCTTGGAACCGCCATTTCTACGAATTATGTCTGGAGAACCAATCACACCGTTCACCCCAGTGTCTTCCGAATTAAGTGTCCTTGTATTCAGCCAATCAACCGGCTAAACTTTAT includes the following:
- the LOC124316572 gene encoding nuclear cap-binding protein subunit 2-like, whose product is MAVPSTYRDQHFKGSRVEQERLLNQSCTLYVGNLSFYTTEEQIHELFGKCGDVKRIIMGLDKFTRTPCGFCFVEFYLRNDSENAIRFVNGTRLDDRIVRTDWDAGFIEGRQYGRGKTGGQVRDEYRTDFDGGRGGWGKMIQQKVATSAAANN